Proteins encoded together in one Bacteroides zoogleoformans window:
- the clpX gene encoding ATP-dependent Clp protease ATP-binding subunit ClpX has translation MADSKRNKNRCSFCGRSEDEVGILITGLNGYICDSCATQAYEITQEALEGAQKKGTSKLNLKELPKPLEIKKFLDQYVIGQDDAKRFLSVSVYNHYKRLLQKIDGDDVEIEKSNIIMVGSTGTGKTLLARTIAKLLHVPFTIVDATVLTEAGYVGEDIESILTRLLQVADYNVAEAERGIVFIDEIDKIARKGDNPSITRDVSGEGVQQGLLKLLEGSVVNVPPQGGRKHPEQKMIAVNTKNILFICGGAFDGIEKKIAQRLNTHVVGYSAIRNTAIIDKSNMMQYIAPQDLKAFGLIPEIIGRLPVLTYLNPLDRTALRAILTEPKNSIVKQYIKLFEMDSVKLTFEDAVFEYVVDKAVEYKLGARGLRSIVETIMMDAMFEIPSEHQENFVVTLDYAKHQLEKTNIAKLQSI, from the coding sequence ATGGCAGATTCAAAAAGAAATAAGAATAGATGTAGTTTTTGTGGACGTTCGGAGGATGAAGTCGGTATCCTTATTACGGGATTGAACGGTTATATTTGTGACAGTTGTGCCACTCAAGCTTATGAGATAACGCAGGAAGCCTTGGAGGGAGCTCAAAAAAAAGGAACCTCGAAGTTGAACCTGAAGGAACTTCCTAAGCCTTTGGAAATTAAGAAATTCCTCGATCAGTATGTGATAGGGCAGGATGACGCGAAACGCTTCTTGTCAGTATCTGTATACAATCATTATAAACGCTTGTTGCAGAAAATCGATGGAGATGATGTGGAAATTGAAAAGTCCAACATTATCATGGTGGGGAGCACCGGTACCGGAAAGACGTTGTTGGCACGTACGATTGCCAAGCTGCTGCATGTGCCCTTCACCATCGTAGATGCAACGGTGTTGACTGAAGCCGGTTATGTGGGTGAGGATATCGAAAGCATACTGACACGTTTGCTGCAAGTGGCGGATTATAACGTGGCAGAAGCCGAACGGGGGATTGTTTTTATCGATGAGATAGACAAGATAGCTCGCAAAGGTGATAATCCTTCCATAACCCGTGATGTGAGTGGTGAAGGAGTACAACAAGGACTGTTGAAACTGTTGGAAGGCTCTGTTGTAAACGTCCCTCCCCAAGGTGGTCGTAAACATCCTGAACAAAAGATGATTGCGGTCAACACCAAGAATATCCTGTTTATTTGTGGCGGAGCCTTTGACGGTATTGAGAAAAAAATAGCACAAAGATTGAATACCCATGTGGTGGGATATAGCGCTATACGCAATACTGCTATCATAGACAAAAGCAATATGATGCAGTACATTGCTCCGCAGGACTTGAAGGCATTTGGATTGATACCCGAGATTATCGGTCGTCTTCCGGTATTGACTTATCTTAATCCCTTGGATCGTACTGCATTGCGCGCTATCCTTACGGAGCCCAAAAATTCAATCGTCAAGCAGTATATCAAACTGTTTGAGATGGACAGCGTGAAGCTTACTTTTGAAGATGCTGTTTTTGAATATGTTGTAGATAAAGCTGTAGAATACAAATTAGGTGCCCGTGGCTTGCGCTCTATCGTGGAGACTATCATGATGGATGCTATGTTCGAGATTCCATCAGAACACCAAGAAAACTTTGTTGTGACGCTGGATTATGCCAAGCATCAGTTAGAAAAAACGAATATTGCGAAACTTCAAAGTATTTAA
- a CDS encoding YceD family protein, protein MGKFDKYKIDLKGMRADTCKYEFVLDNLFFANIDGPEVQKGKVNVALLVKRTSRAFELNFQTEGVVWVPCDRCLEDMEQLVNSTDKLLVKFGHEYAEEGDNLIVIPEEEGEINVAWFMYEFVALAIPMKHVHAPGKCNKTMTNKLSKHLRTTPDDESEEALIPEEETDRMSDEEEAQVDPRWEELKKILDNN, encoded by the coding sequence TTGGGAAAGTTTGATAAATACAAAATAGACCTGAAAGGTATGCGGGCGGATACTTGCAAGTATGAGTTCGTGTTGGATAACCTTTTCTTTGCCAATATCGATGGACCAGAGGTTCAGAAAGGTAAGGTGAATGTGGCGTTGCTTGTAAAGAGAACCTCTCGCGCCTTTGAATTGAACTTTCAGACGGAAGGGGTGGTTTGGGTACCATGTGACCGCTGTTTGGAAGATATGGAGCAACTCGTTAACTCTACAGATAAGTTACTCGTTAAGTTTGGCCATGAATATGCCGAAGAAGGTGATAACCTTATTGTAATACCTGAGGAGGAGGGTGAAATTAATGTGGCATGGTTCATGTACGAGTTTGTTGCTTTGGCCATCCCGATGAAGCATGTACATGCTCCCGGCAAATGCAATAAAACAATGACTAATAAGTTGAGTAAACATTTGCGTACTACTCCGGATGACGAGAGTGAGGAAGCTCTTATCCCAGAGGAGGAAACAGACCGGATGAGTGATGAGGAGGAAGCGCAGGTTGATCCGCGTTGGGAAGAATTAAAGAAAATATTAGATAACAATTAA
- the clpP gene encoding ATP-dependent Clp endopeptidase proteolytic subunit ClpP produces the protein MDDFKKYATRHLGMNSLVLDDVIKSQAGYLNPYILEERQLNVTQLDVFSRLMMDRIIFLGTQIDDYTANTLQAQLLYLDSVEPGKDISIYINSPGGSVYAGLGIYDTMQFISSDVATICTGMAASMAAVLLVAGAEKKRSALTHSRVMIHQPMGGAQGQASDIEITAREIQKLKKELYTIIADHSHTPFDKVWADSDRDYWMTAQEAKEYGMVDEVLIKK, from the coding sequence ATGGATGATTTTAAGAAATACGCAACCAGGCATTTGGGAATGAACAGCTTGGTGCTGGACGATGTGATAAAGTCGCAAGCGGGATATTTGAATCCTTATATTCTTGAAGAACGTCAACTCAATGTAACCCAGTTGGATGTATTCTCCCGTTTGATGATGGACCGTATTATTTTTCTCGGTACGCAAATAGACGACTATACTGCCAATACTTTGCAGGCTCAGTTGCTTTACTTGGATTCCGTGGAACCGGGTAAAGACATCTCCATTTATATAAATTCACCGGGTGGTTCGGTGTATGCCGGTTTGGGTATTTATGACACCATGCAGTTTATCAGTAGCGATGTTGCTACCATTTGCACAGGAATGGCGGCAAGCATGGCAGCTGTATTGCTGGTAGCGGGCGCAGAGAAAAAGCGCTCTGCTCTGACGCATTCGCGTGTGATGATACACCAGCCTATGGGCGGTGCGCAAGGACAAGCTTCGGATATTGAAATCACGGCGCGTGAAATTCAGAAACTGAAGAAGGAACTTTATACTATTATCGCCGACCATTCTCATACCCCTTTTGATAAGGTTTGGGCAGATTCTGATCGTGACTATTGGATGACCGCTCAGGAAGCCAAGGAATATGGTATGGTGGATGAGGTATTGATAAAGAAATAA
- the rpmF gene encoding 50S ribosomal protein L32, whose product MAHPKRRQSKTRTAKRRTHDKAVAPTLAICPNCGEWHVYHTVCGACGYYRGKLAIEKEAAV is encoded by the coding sequence ATGGCACATCCTAAGAGAAGACAGTCAAAAACAAGAACTGCAAAGAGAAGAACTCATGATAAAGCAGTAGCTCCTACATTGGCTATTTGCCCGAACTGTGGCGAATGGCATGTGTATCACACTGTATGTGGTGCATGCGGTTATTATAGAGGTAAGCTTGCTATTGAAAAAGAAGCTGCCGTATAA
- a CDS encoding ABC transporter ATP-binding protein, translated as MIELKGLCKSFEEKEVLKDINATFENGKTNLIIGQSGSGKTVLMKCIVGLLTPEKGELLYDNRNFLAMGKKEKKVLRREMGMIFQSAALFDSITVLDNVMFPLNMFSNDTLRDRTRRAMFCLERVNLLEAKDKFPGEISGGMQKRVAIARAIALNPQYLFCDEPNSGLDPKTSIVIDELIQDITKEYNMTTLINTHDMNSVMGIGEKIIYIYEGHKEWEGNKDVIFTSSNKRLNNFIFASDLFRKVREVERQNIER; from the coding sequence ATGATTGAACTTAAAGGATTATGCAAGTCATTTGAAGAAAAAGAGGTGTTGAAAGATATCAATGCCACTTTTGAGAATGGGAAGACCAACCTGATCATCGGGCAAAGCGGCTCGGGAAAGACGGTATTGATGAAGTGCATCGTAGGTCTGCTGACCCCGGAAAAAGGAGAGCTGCTATACGACAACCGCAACTTTTTGGCCATGGGCAAAAAAGAAAAGAAAGTGCTTCGCCGGGAAATGGGAATGATTTTTCAGAGCGCTGCTCTGTTCGACTCCATAACAGTATTGGACAACGTGATGTTCCCACTCAACATGTTCAGCAACGACACACTGCGTGACCGTACCCGCCGTGCAATGTTCTGCCTGGAACGCGTCAATCTGCTCGAAGCTAAAGATAAATTTCCCGGAGAGATTAGTGGAGGTATGCAAAAGCGTGTAGCCATTGCGCGCGCCATCGCCCTCAATCCTCAATACCTCTTTTGCGACGAGCCTAACTCCGGTCTGGATCCCAAAACTTCCATCGTGATTGATGAATTGATACAAGATATCACCAAGGAATATAACATGACCACACTCATCAATACCCACGACATGAATTCCGTAATGGGAATCGGAGAGAAAATCATTTATATCTACGAAGGACATAAAGAGTGGGAGGGCAACAAAGATGTCATCTTCACCTCCAGCAATAAACGACTGAACAATTTCATCTTTGCTTCCGACTTATTCCGCAAAGTAAGAGAAGTTGAAAGACAAAATATCGAAAGATAG
- the era gene encoding GTPase Era, whose translation MHKAGFVNIVGNPNVGKSTLMNALVGERISIATFKAQTTRHRIMGIYNTDDMQIVFSDTPGVLKPNYKLQESMLNFSTSALTDADVLLYVTDVVETLDKHNDFVEKVACMEVPVLLLINKIDLSNQEKLVQLVEAWKELLPKAEIIPLSAVTKFNVDYVMKRVKELLPDSPPYFDKDQWTDKPARFFVTEIIREKILLYYDKEIPYSVEVVVEQFKEEARKIHINAVIYVERDSQKGIIIGKQGRALKKVATEARRDLERFFGKTIFLETFVKVDKDWRSSDKELRNFGYQPD comes from the coding sequence ATGCATAAGGCAGGTTTTGTTAATATCGTGGGAAATCCCAATGTAGGTAAATCTACATTGATGAATGCTTTGGTTGGTGAGCGCATCTCTATCGCTACTTTCAAAGCGCAAACTACGCGTCATCGGATTATGGGTATCTATAATACGGATGACATGCAGATTGTGTTTTCGGATACGCCGGGCGTATTGAAACCAAACTATAAATTGCAGGAGTCTATGCTGAACTTCTCTACGTCGGCATTGACGGATGCGGACGTGTTGCTATATGTGACGGATGTAGTTGAGACACTTGATAAGCACAACGACTTTGTAGAGAAAGTGGCTTGTATGGAAGTGCCGGTGTTGCTATTAATCAATAAAATAGATTTGAGCAATCAGGAAAAGCTTGTGCAACTGGTGGAAGCATGGAAGGAGTTGCTGCCAAAGGCGGAGATTATTCCTCTCTCGGCAGTTACGAAATTCAATGTGGATTATGTGATGAAGCGGGTAAAGGAACTGTTGCCCGATTCGCCCCCTTATTTTGATAAGGATCAATGGACGGATAAGCCGGCAAGATTTTTCGTGACTGAAATCATTCGCGAAAAGATTTTGTTATACTATGATAAGGAAATTCCTTATTCGGTAGAAGTGGTGGTGGAACAGTTTAAGGAGGAGGCAAGGAAGATACACATCAATGCCGTAATCTATGTGGAGCGTGATTCGCAAAAAGGTATTATTATCGGCAAGCAGGGGAGGGCTCTGAAGAAGGTGGCTACCGAGGCGCGCCGTGACTTGGAGAGATTCTTTGGAAAAACGATTTTTCTGGAGACTTTTGTAAAGGTTGATAAAGATTGGAGAAGTTCGGATAAGGAACTGCGCAATTTTGGTTATCAACCGGATTAA
- the der gene encoding ribosome biogenesis GTPase Der, with amino-acid sequence MGNLVAIVGRPNVGKSTLFNRLTKTRQAIVNEEAGTTRDRQYGKTEWVGREFSIVDTGGWVVNSDDIFEEEIRKQVLMAVDEADVILFVVDVVNGVTDLDQQVAAILRRAKKPVLLVANKTDNNELQYNAPEFYSLGLGDPYCISAITGSGTGDLMDLIVGEFKKESDEILDEDIPRFAVVGRPNAGKSSIVNAFIGEERNIVTEIAGTTRDSIYTRYNKFGFDFYLVDTAGIRKKSKVNEDLEYYSVIRSIRSIENADVCILMIDATRGIESQDLNIFSLIQRNAKGLVVVVNKWDLVQDKTVKVMKTFENAIRERLAPFVDFPIIFASALTKQRILKVLEEARNVYENRMTRIPTAHLNEEMLPLIEAYPPPSIKGKYIKIKYVTQLPNTQVPSFVYFANLPQYVKEPYRRFLENKMREKWSLTGTPINIYIRQK; translated from the coding sequence ATGGGAAATTTAGTTGCAATTGTAGGACGTCCCAATGTGGGAAAATCTACATTATTTAATCGTCTGACCAAAACACGTCAGGCAATTGTGAACGAGGAAGCGGGGACGACTCGTGACCGCCAATATGGAAAGACCGAGTGGGTGGGACGTGAGTTCTCGATAGTAGATACGGGTGGCTGGGTAGTGAATTCCGACGATATTTTTGAAGAGGAGATTCGCAAGCAAGTGTTGATGGCTGTGGATGAAGCAGACGTTATTCTGTTTGTGGTAGATGTGGTGAACGGAGTGACCGACCTTGACCAACAGGTGGCCGCCATACTGCGCCGTGCCAAGAAGCCTGTGTTGCTGGTAGCCAATAAAACAGACAACAACGAGTTGCAATACAATGCTCCCGAATTTTACAGCTTGGGCTTGGGTGATCCTTATTGCATTTCGGCTATAACGGGTAGCGGGACAGGCGATTTGATGGACCTCATTGTCGGCGAGTTCAAGAAAGAATCTGATGAAATATTGGACGAAGATATTCCCCGTTTTGCCGTGGTGGGACGTCCCAATGCCGGCAAATCGTCTATTGTCAACGCTTTTATCGGAGAAGAACGCAATATCGTGACGGAAATAGCGGGAACTACCCGCGACTCCATTTATACGCGTTACAATAAGTTCGGTTTCGACTTTTATCTGGTAGATACGGCAGGAATCCGCAAGAAAAGCAAGGTAAATGAGGATTTGGAGTACTACTCTGTGATACGTTCCATCCGTTCCATTGAAAATGCCGACGTTTGTATATTGATGATAGATGCTACACGTGGTATCGAGAGTCAGGACCTGAATATCTTTTCTTTGATTCAGAGAAATGCCAAAGGGCTGGTGGTTGTGGTGAATAAGTGGGATCTGGTGCAAGACAAGACCGTGAAAGTGATGAAGACTTTTGAGAATGCCATCCGCGAGCGCCTTGCCCCATTCGTTGACTTCCCCATCATATTTGCTTCGGCACTGACGAAACAACGCATTTTGAAAGTGCTGGAAGAGGCACGCAATGTGTACGAAAACCGTATGACGCGTATTCCGACCGCCCACCTGAATGAGGAGATGTTGCCACTTATCGAGGCTTATCCGCCTCCTTCCATCAAGGGGAAATACATCAAGATAAAATACGTCACGCAGTTGCCCAATACACAAGTTCCTTCGTTTGTCTATTTCGCCAATCTTCCGCAATATGTGAAGGAGCCGTACAGGCGATTCTTGGAAAACAAGATGCGTGAAAAGTGGAGCCTGACCGGGACGCCGATTAATATTTATATCAGGCAGAAATAA
- the lptB gene encoding LPS export ABC transporter ATP-binding protein has protein sequence MEEEKGIRDNVEEREEERMVLRTENLVKKYGKRTVVSHVSIDVKQGEIVGLLGPNGAGKTTSFYMTVGLITPNEGRIFLNDLEITNYPVYKRAQTGIGYLAQEASVFRQMSVEDNITSVLEMTDRPLEYQKDKLESLIAEFRLQKVRKNKGNQLSGGERRRTEIARCLAIDPKFIMLDEPFAGVDPIAVEDIQQIVWRLKDKNIGILITDHNVQETLSITDRAYLLFEGKILFQGTPEELAENKIVREKYLSNSFVLRRKDFMK, from the coding sequence ATGGAAGAAGAAAAAGGCATAAGGGACAATGTAGAAGAAAGAGAGGAAGAGAGGATGGTGCTACGCACGGAAAACCTGGTGAAAAAATACGGGAAGCGTACGGTAGTGAGCCATGTGTCTATTGACGTGAAGCAAGGTGAGATTGTGGGATTGTTGGGGCCGAATGGTGCCGGAAAAACTACTTCTTTCTATATGACTGTGGGGCTGATTACTCCGAACGAAGGGCGTATCTTCTTGAATGATTTGGAAATTACGAACTATCCGGTGTACAAGCGCGCGCAGACGGGTATCGGTTATCTGGCGCAGGAAGCCTCGGTTTTCCGTCAGATGAGTGTGGAGGATAATATTACGTCTGTGCTGGAGATGACGGACAGGCCTCTGGAATATCAAAAAGATAAATTGGAGAGCCTGATTGCAGAATTTCGCCTTCAGAAAGTCAGAAAAAATAAAGGAAACCAGTTGTCGGGTGGTGAACGGCGGCGTACGGAGATTGCCCGTTGTCTGGCCATCGACCCAAAGTTTATTATGCTTGACGAGCCTTTTGCCGGTGTGGATCCTATTGCGGTAGAAGACATTCAACAGATTGTTTGGAGGCTGAAAGATAAAAATATAGGAATACTGATTACAGACCATAACGTGCAGGAAACGTTGAGCATCACAGACCGCGCCTATCTGCTATTCGAAGGGAAGATTCTGTTTCAAGGTACTCCCGAAGAGTTGGCGGAGAATAAGATTGTGCGTGAGAAATATTTGAGTAACAGCTTCGTGCTCCGTCGCAAAGACTTTATGAAATGA
- a CDS encoding MlaE family ABC transporter permease, translated as MFKALKTVGRYIMLMGRVFARPERMRMFFRQYVNELEQLGVNSIGIVLLISFFIGAVITIQIKLNIESPFMPRWTVGYVTREIMLLEFSSSIMCLILAGKVGSNIASELGTMRVTQQIDALEIMGVNSANYLILPKIIAMVTTIPLMVTFSIFSGIIGAFCTCWFGGIMSAVDLEYGLQYMFVEWFIWCSIIKSLFFAFIIASVSAFFGYTVEGGSIEVGKASTDSVVCSSVLILFADLILTQLLMG; from the coding sequence ATGTTCAAAGCACTCAAGACTGTAGGAAGATATATCATGCTGATGGGGCGCGTGTTTGCCCGTCCCGAACGCATGCGCATGTTTTTCCGCCAATACGTCAACGAACTGGAACAGCTCGGTGTCAACTCCATCGGCATCGTATTGCTGATATCCTTCTTTATCGGTGCGGTTATCACCATACAAATAAAACTGAATATAGAAAGTCCTTTCATGCCCCGGTGGACAGTGGGGTATGTCACCCGCGAAATCATGCTGCTGGAGTTTTCTTCCTCCATCATGTGTTTGATTCTGGCCGGTAAAGTAGGCTCGAACATCGCCTCGGAATTGGGCACCATGCGAGTGACACAACAGATAGATGCCCTTGAAATCATGGGAGTGAACTCCGCCAACTACCTTATTCTGCCCAAGATCATCGCCATGGTGACAACCATCCCGCTGATGGTGACGTTCAGCATCTTCTCCGGCATCATCGGTGCTTTCTGCACCTGCTGGTTTGGCGGCATCATGTCGGCCGTAGACTTGGAATATGGTCTGCAATACATGTTCGTCGAATGGTTCATCTGGTGCAGCATCATCAAGTCTCTGTTTTTTGCTTTCATCATAGCCAGTGTATCGGCTTTCTTCGGCTACACAGTCGAAGGAGGATCCATCGAAGTAGGAAAGGCTTCTACCGACTCCGTCGTATGCAGTAGTGTACTCATCCTGTTTGCCGACTTAATATTAACTCAACTTTTAATGGGATGA
- a CDS encoding RNA recognition motif domain-containing protein, translating into MNIYVGNLNYRIKESDLQKAMEDYGTVTSVKFINDRTTGRFRGIAFVEMEDSAAAAKAIAELDGAEFFGRQMVVKEARPPKY; encoded by the coding sequence ATGAACATTTATGTTGGAAACCTTAACTACCGCATTAAGGAGAGTGACCTGCAGAAAGCTATGGAAGACTACGGAACAGTAACTTCTGTAAAATTTATCAATGACCGTACAACCGGACGCTTCAGAGGCATTGCTTTTGTAGAAATGGAAGACAGCGCCGCGGCTGCCAAAGCTATTGCCGAACTTGACGGAGCCGAATTCTTCGGACGTCAGATGGTAGTTAAAGAAGCAAGACCTCCCAAATATTAA
- the tig gene encoding trigger factor produces the protein MNVSLQNIDKVSALLTVKLEKADYQEKVDKSLKNFRQKAQIPGFRKGMVPMSLVKKMYGKSVLAEEVNKMLSETVYKYIQDNKVDILGEPLPNEDKQKEIDFDTMEEFEFLFDIALVPEFKAEVSTKDVVDYYEVEVTDEMVDNQVKAYTQRNGKYEQVSAYEDNDMLKGLLAELDEDGNTKEGGIQIEGSVMIPSYMKNDEQKAIFAGAKVNDVLVFNPHRAWDGNAAELASLLEVEKKDASEMKSNFSFQIEEITRFVPGDLTQEIFDQVFGKDTVKSEEEFRAKVKEMVANQFAADSDYKFLIDARKMLMEKVGKLEFPDALLKRIMRQNNPDKDEKFVEGNYDKSIEELVWHLIKEQLVKANDIKVEQDDIANMAKEATRAQFAQYGMMNVPEDLIESYSKEMLKKQERVEGLVNRVVDTKLAAALKTQVKLNNKAISAEEFNKMFE, from the coding sequence ATGAACGTTTCATTGCAAAACATTGACAAAGTAAGCGCACTGCTTACTGTAAAGCTTGAGAAAGCGGATTATCAGGAAAAAGTAGACAAATCATTGAAGAACTTCCGTCAGAAAGCACAAATTCCCGGCTTCCGCAAAGGAATGGTGCCCATGAGTCTGGTTAAGAAGATGTACGGCAAGTCTGTATTGGCCGAAGAAGTGAATAAAATGCTGTCGGAAACAGTATATAAGTATATACAAGACAATAAAGTTGACATATTGGGCGAACCTCTGCCTAACGAAGACAAACAAAAAGAGATTGATTTCGATACAATGGAAGAATTTGAATTCTTGTTCGATATTGCTCTGGTACCTGAGTTCAAGGCCGAAGTCAGCACTAAAGACGTAGTGGACTATTACGAGGTTGAAGTGACTGACGAAATGGTGGACAACCAAGTGAAAGCTTACACGCAACGTAATGGCAAGTATGAACAAGTGAGTGCCTATGAAGACAATGACATGCTGAAGGGCTTGCTCGCAGAGTTGGATGAGGACGGCAACACCAAGGAGGGAGGCATTCAGATAGAAGGTTCTGTGATGATACCTTCATACATGAAGAATGACGAGCAGAAAGCCATCTTTGCCGGTGCAAAGGTAAATGATGTACTTGTGTTCAATCCCCATAGGGCTTGGGATGGCAATGCTGCTGAACTTGCTTCTTTGCTGGAGGTTGAGAAAAAGGATGCATCCGAAATGAAATCGAACTTCAGTTTCCAGATTGAAGAGATCACTCGTTTCGTCCCGGGCGATCTGACACAGGAAATCTTCGACCAAGTGTTTGGTAAAGATACCGTGAAGAGCGAAGAGGAGTTTCGTGCTAAAGTAAAAGAAATGGTTGCCAATCAGTTTGCGGCCGACAGCGATTATAAATTCCTGATCGATGCACGCAAGATGCTGATGGAGAAAGTGGGCAAATTGGAATTCCCCGATGCACTGCTGAAACGCATTATGCGTCAGAACAACCCGGATAAGGATGAGAAGTTCGTAGAAGGCAACTATGACAAGAGCATCGAGGAGCTGGTTTGGCACTTGATTAAAGAACAGTTGGTAAAAGCCAATGATATCAAGGTTGAGCAAGACGATATTGCCAACATGGCAAAAGAAGCTACTCGCGCACAGTTTGCTCAATACGGCATGATGAATGTGCCCGAAGATTTGATAGAAAGCTATTCCAAAGAAATGCTGAAGAAGCAAGAGAGAGTGGAAGGTCTGGTGAACCGTGTTGTTGATACCAAACTGGCCGCCGCCTTGAAAACGCAGGTTAAATTGAATAATAAAGCCATCTCTGCGGAAGAATTCAACAAAATGTTCGAATAA
- a CDS encoding beta-ketoacyl-ACP synthase III, whose translation MEKINAVITGVGGYVPDYVLTNDEISRMVDTNDEWIMTRIGVKERRILNEEGLGSSYMARKAVKQLMQHTGANPDDIDLVVVATSTPDYHFPSTASILCDKLRLKNAFAYDLQAACCGFLYLMETGANFIRSGRYKKVIIVGADKMSSVVDYTDRATCPIFGDGAAAFMLEPTTEEVGIMDAILRTDGKGLPFLHMKAGGSVCPPSYFTVDNHMHYVYQEGRTVFKYAVSNMSDVSAAVAERNGLTKETINWVIPHQANLRIIDAVAHRLEVPHEKVLINIERYGNTSAATLPLCIWDFEEKLKKGDNLIFTAFGAGFTWGAVYVKWGYDSKG comes from the coding sequence ATGGAAAAAATAAATGCAGTAATTACAGGAGTCGGTGGCTACGTACCGGATTACGTTTTGACGAATGACGAAATCTCAAGGATGGTAGATACCAACGATGAATGGATTATGACTCGTATCGGAGTAAAGGAAAGACGTATTCTGAACGAAGAAGGATTAGGTAGCTCGTATATGGCGCGTAAGGCTGTAAAACAATTGATGCAACATACCGGTGCCAATCCTGATGATATTGATTTAGTTGTCGTTGCCACTTCCACTCCGGATTATCATTTCCCCTCTACCGCTTCCATTTTATGTGATAAACTCAGACTCAAAAATGCTTTTGCTTATGATTTGCAGGCAGCTTGTTGTGGGTTTCTCTATCTGATGGAGACGGGAGCCAATTTTATCCGTTCGGGCAGATATAAGAAGGTTATTATTGTGGGAGCTGATAAAATGTCGTCGGTAGTTGATTATACCGACCGTGCCACTTGCCCTATTTTTGGTGATGGAGCGGCGGCCTTTATGTTGGAGCCTACAACAGAAGAAGTGGGTATTATGGATGCGATTCTGAGGACAGATGGTAAGGGACTTCCATTTCTGCATATGAAAGCGGGTGGCTCTGTTTGTCCTCCCTCTTATTTTACAGTGGATAACCACATGCATTATGTCTATCAGGAAGGACGTACAGTATTCAAGTATGCTGTCTCCAACATGTCGGACGTCAGTGCAGCTGTTGCAGAAAGGAATGGTTTGACTAAGGAAACCATAAATTGGGTGATTCCGCATCAAGCTAATCTTCGTATCATCGATGCTGTGGCACATCGCTTGGAAGTTCCTCATGAGAAAGTGCTGATCAATATAGAACGGTATGGTAATACCAGCGCCGCGACGTTGCCGCTTTGTATTTGGGACTTCGAAGAGAAACTGAAAAAGGGAGATAACCTGATCTTTACAGCATTCGGCGCCGGATTTACATGGGGAGCCGTGTACGTGAAGTGGGGGTATGACAGTAAGGGATGA